CACTAAAACACCACACGCTTTTCGTATGTTTATTCCAGGTATAGTCCAGGACTGACCATCAACAACATTAAACAGGTGATCaacgaaacaatcgaaacaaataTATGTAGGTATACGGCACGAGTTGCTAACAATGTTACCAATATCCGTTCCAATTTAACCAATATTCTACGTTTCCTTCTCACTACCACAGTACGAAAACCGGCACCGACCCGCTTGCGGGAGCTCATACGACAGATCCGAGCCTGCCGAACAGCGGCCGAGGAACGTGCGGTAGTCAACACAGAATGTGCCTACATCCGGAGTACCTTCCGCGAGACGGACTGTATCTGGAAATGTCGCAATATGGCAAAGCTGCTGTACATCCACATGCTCGGCTATCCGGCCCACTTCGGGCAGGTGGAATGTCTCAAACTGGCCGCAAGCTCAAAGTACACCGACAAACGGATAGGGTACCTGGGCGCGATGCTCTTGCTGGATGAGCGTACCGATGTGCACGTGCTGCTTACGAACTGCCTTAAAAAGTAAGTAATGCGATATCTTCGAAAAAAGGCACTAATTTCGTAAAGCCAAAACTTTTACCATAAAACGAGTTCCGAATGAAGCGTCAAGGAACTGAAAAATCCTTGGAGTTACTTCACGCAGCAACATACTTAAAGTTGTAATTAAACGACCATAATAAACCATAATAAGTGTATGATGGTAAAGCAAGCCGGATTGTTGATCGATTAGCTCGGAATCTTGCTATGTTTAGCTGTGTAACTCAATCAGCTTCGTACTTTCCAGGAACTTTGAGTTGAAAGTGGTAGAATTTGAGTTAATTTGGCTTAAACTGGAATTTGTATAAgtatggatttttttcaactttCTGACTTCTCAACTGACACATCCGTCGTGCTAGGCTGGCTCATCATCTATCTTTACGTATTCGAGttcaagaattcaaaattaGCCTCAAAATTCTACTTGAACGGGAAAATTTTACAATCTTGAGAAAGTTCCAAGTCCTTTTTTAACAAGATCCAGAAAATGTGAAGGATTCCAAATAATGTATTGATAACTAACATAAATGCATCTTACCAATTCGAATCCCAACCTTATGtattctgtttttctttcacttcagCGATCTCAACAGCCCCACACAGTTTGTCGTAGGCACTGCGCTGTGCACACTAGCCGCCATCGCATCGCCCGAGATGGCCCGGGACCTGTGCAACGATGTCGAGCGTCTGATCGTGTCTACCAATGCGTTCCTGCGCAAAAAAGCGATCCTATGTGCCTTCCGGTTTGTGCGCCGCGTGCCAGAGCTAATGGAGGATTATCTGCCAAAGTGTGAAGTGTTTCTGGCGGACAAAAACCACGGCATTCTGATCGCCACCATCACGCTGATCACGGAGATGTGCGAGCAGAGTGTGGCCGTGTTGCGGTACTTTAAATCGATCATTCCCACACTCGTTCGCATGCTGAAATCGCTCACCGTGACGGGTTATTCACCGGAGCATCTTGTCAGTGGTGTAAGCGATCCATTCCTGCAGGTTAAGATACTGCGTTTATTGCGTGTACTCGGTCATGGTGATCCAACACAGTCGGAAATTATGAACGACGTACTAGCGCAGGTTTCCACCAGTACGGAAACGAGTAAAAATGCCGGCAATGCGATCCTGTACGAAACGGTCCTCACAATCATGAACGTCGAATCGGAGAACAGTTTGCGGGTGTTAGCAGTCAACATTCTCGGCCGCTTTCTACTAAACAACGATAAAAACATTCGCTTTATCGGGTTGCTAACGCTCGTCAAGACTGTGCATAAGGACATGACGGCGGTACAGCGCCATCGCATAACGATCCTCGAGTGCCTTTCGGACGGTGATCCATCGATACAGCGATGTGCTATGGAACTGTCCTTCACCCTTATCAACACACAGAACATCGAGATGGTCGTGCGGGAGTTACTGCGCTATCTCGAATCGACCGACGCCGAAATGAAGGCGCTCTGTAGCAGTAAGATCGTACTCGCGGCCGAAACGTATTCGCCTTCGATCCGTTGGCATCTGGATGTATTACTGAAAATTCTTACAATTGTTAGTAAGGGAATGCGATCTGCTGGAAAGAACAGCTAGTAATCGATTTTTATCCTTCTTCTAGGCCGGTAACAATATCCGGGACGACGTGATCTCGTCCACCATACAGCTCATCTCGAACAGTCCGCAGCACGAGCAGCGTTTCATTACCAATAAGATGTGGGAAGCTATCATGAACATGAACCAGCTCGAGAACAGGCAACCATTGGTGCAGGTGGCCGTGTGGGCGATCGGTGAATATGGGGAAGCTGGAGGATTCGATGGTAAGCTATTGTATCGTAgtatttgaaattgttttctctTCCTAATTATAAAAGTTTTCATGGAAGCTTCGGCATTTGTTCTCCATCAATCGTTGCTATTGCTAACGGAGAAAGACGTTAGTCATaacaattaatattaatttgaagttgcataaataataacaaatgttGGTAGCATGTGATATTCATATTAAATTTGATACTCGTTAGAAAGATTACTCCATCATTCGACAAATACTTTTCTCCCAATTGGATCAATACACGAAACATTATCGATTACTTGAGTGTAAATGGGAACCGTTTCGACGTGGGTAAACTATCTGCATAAAACATtggttgaatatttcatttttttctcgcattcCTAACGCAGAGTTCGAACTAATTGAACACTATCGGCAACTGTTGTGGGCACCGCAACTATCAATCACCACCAAGCAGTACATTCTGGTATCGTTAGCTAAAATCAGCGTTCGAATAGATGGCTGTACACCGTAAGAAAGCCCCTGAAATATTCCACTTCATCAGTACTGATCTCGCTAACTGTTACTGCGAACATTCTACCACTTTTAGGGacattcaaaacatcatcaactCGTTCCGAGTGCACATGAATATCGATCTGCAGCAGCGAGCAAACGAATTTTCGCAACTGTTCACCAATTACAAACACCTTCGGAAATCATTGCTCGAGAAGATGCCAAAGTTGAAACTATCAGAACTGACCACCTCAGAATACAATGCTGACTTTGCGTCTCCAGATTCATCCGAAATAGAACAACAGCAGGATGAACCGGTCGCTGTGCAGGAACCATCGGTAAGCCAAATGGGGTCTTTGGTGTAAATGTCTTCGACATCAATCagttgataata
This region of Anopheles marshallii chromosome 2, idAnoMarsDA_429_01, whole genome shotgun sequence genomic DNA includes:
- the LOC128709931 gene encoding AP-1 complex subunit gamma-1-like; this encodes MYPYYETDWSILPPEHNRRYSPGLTINNIKQVINETIETNILRKPAPTRLRELIRQIRACRTAAEERAVVNTECAYIRSTFRETDCIWKCRNMAKLLYIHMLGYPAHFGQVECLKLAASSKYTDKRIGYLGAMLLLDERTDVHVLLTNCLKNDLNSPTQFVVGTALCTLAAIASPEMARDLCNDVERLIVSTNAFLRKKAILCAFRFVRRVPELMEDYLPKCEVFLADKNHGILIATITLITEMCEQSVAVLRYFKSIIPTLVRMLKSLTVTGYSPEHLVSGVSDPFLQVKILRLLRVLGHGDPTQSEIMNDVLAQVSTSTETSKNAGNAILYETVLTIMNVESENSLRVLAVNILGRFLLNNDKNIRFIGLLTLVKTVHKDMTAVQRHRITILECLSDGDPSIQRCAMELSFTLINTQNIEMVVRELLRYLESTDAEMKALCSSKIVLAAETYSPSIRWHLDVLLKILTIAGNNIRDDVISSTIQLISNSPQHEQRFITNKMWEAIMNMNQLENRQPLVQVAVWAIGEYGEAGGFDEFELIEHYRQLLWAPQLSITTKQYILVSLAKISVRIDGCTPDIQNIINSFRVHMNIDLQQRANEFSQLFTNYKHLRKSLLEKMPKLKLSELTTSEYNADFASPDSSEIEQQQDEPVAVQEPSNQDILLDLLGDCFSSDGNGNNALAVVPVSQSMPSTQPHLQTTSFNQSALSSYNNNGPMATGTTDSIMDLLGLAAPNHTNQTIDQTTIPAIDVYNKDDVYIRFFIHPYPTVGEQPPSSAGARITVQTTNGSQATIEKFLFQAAVPKSFVLTLREPSGTVMPPGGTIMQDLLIARQTNPTQGSTGLRMKVRFSYEIENYSMMEQIDVNEFPSGFLR